One region of Polaribacter pectinis genomic DNA includes:
- a CDS encoding polysaccharide deacetylase family protein — translation MNFILENVLKRMISASNQRVVIPFYHKVSDAKQTFEKDLYIPRRIFDFKNDIAVLSKYYNAISMQEFIEISKLKEKPKKNYFHITFDDGLSNFHKIVAPILLEKKIPATVFVNSDFVDNKALFYRYKASLLYQVYEKSSKKEKTKFYDFFEGDKAIREKLYAINFNNKEVLDSLANEIKYSFDEYLQTEKPYLSSAQIEELMAMGFTIGAHSKSHPLYSDISFEAQINQTKECVDWLVKKFHLDYKVFSFPFTDLEVSKEFFATLLNEKVIEASFGTSGIKKDKFDTNFQRLFFEIGNENAENYLLKEYFKYFLKIPFQKNTMPRN, via the coding sequence ATGAACTTTATTTTAGAAAACGTATTAAAAAGAATGATATCTGCATCTAACCAACGTGTGGTAATTCCTTTCTATCATAAAGTTTCTGATGCTAAACAAACCTTTGAAAAAGATTTGTACATACCAAGAAGAATCTTTGATTTTAAAAATGATATTGCAGTTTTAAGCAAATATTATAACGCTATTTCTATGCAAGAATTTATAGAAATTTCTAAATTAAAAGAGAAGCCAAAGAAAAATTATTTCCATATTACTTTTGATGATGGTTTGTCTAATTTCCATAAAATAGTTGCACCCATTCTATTAGAGAAAAAGATACCAGCTACTGTTTTTGTAAATTCAGATTTTGTAGATAATAAAGCCTTATTTTACAGATATAAAGCAAGTTTGTTATATCAAGTTTACGAGAAATCTTCAAAAAAAGAAAAAACAAAATTTTATGATTTTTTTGAAGGAGATAAGGCAATTAGAGAAAAACTATACGCTATCAATTTTAATAATAAGGAAGTTTTAGACAGTTTAGCAAACGAAATAAAGTATTCTTTTGATGAATATTTACAAACTGAAAAACCTTATTTATCATCAGCACAAATAGAAGAATTGATGGCAATGGGTTTTACAATTGGCGCACATTCTAAAAGTCATCCTTTGTATTCAGATATTTCTTTTGAAGCACAAATTAATCAGACAAAAGAATGTGTAGATTGGTTGGTTAAAAAGTTTCACTTAGATTATAAAGTATTTTCTTTTCCGTTTACAGATTTAGAGGTTTCTAAAGAGTTTTTTGCAACTTTATTGAACGAAAAAGTAATAGAAGCAAGTTTTGGAACGTCTGGAATAAAAAAAGATAAGTTCGATACTAATTTCCAAAGATTATTCTTTGAAATTGGAAACGAAAATGCAGAGAATTATTTGTTAAAAGAATATTTTAAATATTTTCTAAAAATACCTTTTCAGAAAAACACAATGCCAAGAAATTAA
- a CDS encoding class I SAM-dependent methyltransferase yields the protein MNKIQKIFKTLKLVLKQPSLINLIIDSDERWNGFIQKKHPLKTQLPTIDFKDLLPNSDYSLNTFSFLGGGSLPTDIMLLAGVCKQIQDCSYFEIGTWRGESVINVSENAKECYTLNLSKEQILELGLPKKYADLHGFYSKEKENITHLFGNSLTYDFGKLNKKFDVIFIDGNHKYDFVKNDTAKVFKHLMHENSIVIWHDYAYEPEKVRPEVLAGILDGIPEEYQDNLYHVSNTLCAIYTNKKIDSSIWNFPVKPNKFFSINATLKDIKD from the coding sequence ATGAATAAGATTCAAAAAATTTTTAAAACATTAAAACTGGTATTAAAACAACCTAGTTTAATAAACTTAATTATTGACAGTGATGAAAGATGGAATGGCTTTATTCAGAAAAAACATCCATTAAAAACACAATTACCTACAATTGATTTTAAAGACTTATTGCCAAACAGTGATTATTCTTTAAATACCTTCTCTTTTTTAGGTGGTGGTTCTCTACCAACAGACATTATGCTTTTAGCTGGTGTTTGTAAGCAAATACAAGATTGTTCTTATTTTGAAATAGGAACTTGGCGTGGAGAAAGCGTTATAAATGTTTCTGAAAATGCCAAAGAATGTTACACTTTAAATTTATCTAAAGAGCAAATTTTAGAGTTAGGTTTGCCAAAAAAATATGCAGATTTACACGGATTTTATTCCAAAGAAAAAGAGAATATTACTCATTTATTTGGAAACTCTTTAACTTATGATTTTGGTAAATTAAATAAAAAATTCGATGTAATTTTTATTGATGGAAACCATAAATACGATTTTGTAAAAAATGATACTGCAAAGGTTTTTAAACATTTAATGCACGAAAATTCTATAGTAATTTGGCACGATTATGCTTATGAACCAGAAAAAGTGAGACCAGAGGTTTTAGCAGGGATTTTAGATGGTATTCCAGAAGAGTATCAAGATAATTTATACCATGTTTCCAACACACTTTGTGCAATTTATACAAACAAAAAAATAGACAGTTCTATTTGGAATTTCCCAGTGAAACCCAATAAGTTTTTTAGTATAAATGCAACTTTAAAAGATATTAAAGATTGA
- a CDS encoding oligosaccharide flippase family protein, with product MLVKSYIQNFLNRAGGHVFLATLISRLFSFLASWFAIQFIPNKELGIVLFAYNIIAFLIPFSGLGLHQSLIRFGALLKTTEEKNNLFSYVFKKGLLISIFIVTVVIIFALLFPFQFDKTGIYLAFLALVLIPDFIMQIIKIQFRLQHKNKLFSYVEILNSTFLVLFVLVLSYFYKENGYVTAVIIAPLITSFFFIKKLNINFSFKVKPSIIDFSFWKYGFYSGLTSVVTNLLFVIDILLIGHLLNDSEMVTAYKYISIIPLSILFLPRMFIAADFVSFTEKISDKKHIFNYTKSYMTLFTTVSILYCGFFYFFSEATLGLFDESLIKYSDSFFILSLGVCGILIFRGLFGNLLSSIGKIEINYYINSIAILINVISNYYLIPIYGIKGAAITSAFLMWFTGIFSAIWFLYLYRKMYDNE from the coding sequence ATGCTTGTAAAATCGTACATACAAAATTTCTTAAATAGAGCTGGCGGACATGTTTTTCTAGCCACATTAATTTCTAGACTATTTTCTTTTTTAGCGTCTTGGTTTGCAATTCAATTCATACCAAATAAAGAATTGGGTATTGTGCTATTTGCTTATAATATTATTGCTTTCTTAATTCCTTTTTCTGGCCTGGGTTTACACCAAAGTTTAATAAGGTTTGGGGCATTATTAAAAACAACAGAAGAAAAAAATAATTTATTTTCCTATGTTTTTAAAAAGGGACTTCTTATCTCTATTTTTATTGTAACAGTTGTAATTATTTTTGCACTGTTATTTCCATTTCAATTTGATAAAACTGGCATTTATTTAGCTTTCTTGGCGCTTGTATTAATTCCAGATTTTATAATGCAAATCATAAAAATTCAATTTAGACTGCAACATAAAAACAAATTATTCTCTTATGTAGAAATTCTTAACAGTACATTTTTAGTGTTATTTGTGTTAGTTTTAAGTTATTTTTATAAAGAAAACGGCTACGTAACTGCCGTAATAATTGCTCCATTAATTACATCTTTTTTCTTCATTAAAAAGCTAAATATTAACTTCTCTTTTAAAGTAAAACCAAGTATTATCGATTTTTCTTTTTGGAAATATGGCTTTTATTCTGGATTAACAAGTGTGGTTACAAACTTATTATTTGTTATAGATATTTTGTTAATTGGACATTTATTAAACGATTCAGAAATGGTAACTGCTTATAAATACATCTCAATTATACCATTAAGTATTCTTTTTTTACCACGAATGTTTATTGCTGCCGATTTTGTTTCTTTTACCGAAAAAATTAGCGACAAAAAACATATTTTTAATTATACGAAAAGCTATATGACTCTTTTTACAACAGTTAGTATTTTATATTGTGGCTTTTTTTACTTTTTTTCTGAAGCAACTCTGGGCTTATTTGATGAAAGTCTTATTAAATATTCAGACAGCTTTTTTATTTTATCTTTAGGCGTTTGCGGAATTTTAATTTTTAGAGGTTTATTTGGCAACTTGCTGTCTTCTATAGGGAAAATTGAAATAAATTATTACATAAATAGTATTGCAATTCTTATAAATGTAATCAGTAATTATTATTTAATACCTATTTATGGTATTAAAGGAGCAGCAATAACTTCTGCATTTTTAATGTGGTTTACAGGTATCTTTTCTGCCATTTGGTTTCTATATTTGTACCGAAAAATGTATGATAATGAATAA